In Carnobacterium sp. CP1, the following are encoded in one genomic region:
- a CDS encoding GNAT family N-acetyltransferase — protein MHGKAAFIYDFIIFEEFRSLSYGTQTMSELEEIAKKMGIKKVMLHVFAHNTTAFSLYEKMGFKTTDISMSKYL, from the coding sequence GTGCATGGCAAAGCAGCTTTTATCTATGATTTTATTATATTTGAAGAATTTCGGAGCTTGAGTTATGGTACGCAAACGATGTCGGAACTTGAAGAAATCGCTAAAAAGATGGGAATAAAGAAAGTTATGCTGCATGTATTTGCGCATAATACGACGGCATTCTCACTATATGAAAAAATGGGATTCAAAACGACAGATATAAGCATGTCTAAATATTTATAA